A single window of Salminus brasiliensis chromosome 18, fSalBra1.hap2, whole genome shotgun sequence DNA harbors:
- the camlg gene encoding guided entry of tail-anchored proteins factor CAMLG, producing the protein MEAGEEASGRSAAQRRAESRRRRLLQNSEQRLNRIVGFGKSDPDSSEARRSMEPRFHLDLDRNDAWSPPVSSKRLSPYVSDTGGSNSTPCSTPERRGSPLPDSREDLGEDDVSRGVRQRPRGELSGDEHSRSPRRGLQKYLSRFDDAMQLRGQLANEKAAQDSSADPEELDSFRLFRLTGSVLLAVFVRIFVCQYLSIFAPFLTLELAYMGLYKYFPKVEKKMKTTVLTAALLLSGIPAEVINHSMDTYRKMGDVFADLCVYFFTFIMCHELMLLFGSESS; encoded by the exons ATGGAGGCCGGCGAAGAGGCAAGCGGCCGCAGCGCAGCGCAGCGCCGGGcggagagcaggaggaggaggctaCTGCAGAACTCCGAGCAGAGGCTCAACAGAATAGTGGGCTTCGGCAAGAGCGATCCGGATAGTAGTG AAGCCAGACGCTCGATGGAGCCTCGCTTCCACCTGGACCTGGACCGGAACGACGCCTGGTCACCGCCAGTTTCCTCCAAGCGTCTCTCTCCGTATGTCTCTGATACAGGTGGGAGCAACAGCACCCCCTGCAGCACCCCTGAGAGGCGGGGCTCTCCCTTGCCAGACAGCAGAGAGGACCTGGGGGAGGACGACGTGTCCCGCGGGGTCCGACAGAGGCCGCGGGGGGAGCTGTCCGGTGATGAGCACTCACGCTCCCCTCGAAGGGGCCTGCAGAAGTACCTGTCCCGCTTTGACGACGCGATGCAGCTGCGGGGTCAGCTGGCGAACGAGAAGGCGGCACAGGACAGCAGCGCCGACCCGGAGGAGTTGGACTCCTTCCGGCTCTTCCGGCTCACTGGGAGCGTCCTGTTAGCGGTCTTCGTGCGCATCTTCGTCTGTCAGTACTTG TCAATATTTGCACCGtttctcactctggagctggctTACATGGGATTATACAAGTATTTCccaaag gtggagaaaaaaatgaagacCACAGTCCTCACTGCTGCCCTCCTGCTGTCCGGCATCCCAGCTGAGGTCATCAACCATTCCATGGACACTTACCGGAAAATGGGCGACGTGTTTGCCGACCTATGCGTTTATTTCTTCACCTTCATCATGTGTCAcgagctgatgctcttattcgGCTCCGAGTCGTCGTGA
- the LOC140538885 gene encoding arylsulfatase B-like produces MMVKVWVKILSVCVCVSVCWGAGSPPHVVFVLADDLGWNDVGFRGSEIRTPELDRLAAAGVRLDGYYTQPLCTPSRNQLMTGRYQIHTGMQHQIIWPCQPYCVPLEEKLLPQLMKEAGYSTHMVGKWHLGMYRKECLPTRRGFDSYFGYLTGSEDYFTHQRCSFITPLNVTRCALDLRDGEEVAKGYNGSFSTEIFTQRATSIIKQHKPNQPLFLYVALQAVHAPLEVPERYITPYASIKDKHRRVYAGMVSAMDEAVGNISRALQDAGMWNNTVLIFSTDNGGQTLAGGNNWPLRGRKWSLWEGGVRGVGFVCSPLLERPGTVSRELIHISDWLPTLVGLAGGSTNGTKPLDGFNVWDTISKGKASPRLELLHNIDPLYDDVAPCTGENVEFDETKHLFSLARATSERRPGSRSQFNVSMHAAIRHGKWKLLTGYPGCPLWFPPPGMVGQEGFSATPEPLKQIMLFNIEQDPEERSEISAHHPETVNFLLRRLEYYQKQALPITFPPEDPGCDPERAGVWGPWA; encoded by the exons ATGATGGTGAAGGTTTGGGTGAAgatcctgagtgtgtgtgtgtgtgtgagtgtgtgttggggggccGGTTCTCCTCCGCATGTGGTCTTCGTCCTGGCGGATGATCTGGGCTGGAATGATGTGGGTTTTCGCGGCTCTGAGATCCGGACCCCGGAGCTGGACCGGCTGGCCGCGGCGGGGGTCCGCCTCGACGGGTATTACACCCAGCCGCTCTGCACTCCGTCCAGGAACCAGCTAATGACCGGCAGGTACCAG ATTCACACAGGGATGCAGCACCAGATAATCTGGCCCTGCCAGCCGTACTGCGTCCCTCTGGAGGAGAAGCTGCTTCCCCAGCTGATGAAGGAGGCAGGGTACTCCACCCACATGGTGGGCAAATGGCATTTGGGCATGTACAGAAAAGAGTGCCTACCTACACGCCGTGGCTTCGACTCCTACTTCG GGTACCTCACCGGTTCTGAGGACTATTTCACTCATCAGCGGTGCAGCTTCATCACTCCTCTGAACGTCACCCGCTGTGCCCTGGATCTGAGGGACGGGGAGGAGGTCGCTAAAGGTTACAACGGTTCCTTCTCCACCGAGATCTTCACTCAGAGAGCCACTAGCATCATAAAGCAGCACAAACCCAACCAG CCCCTCTTTCTCTACGTGGCTCTGCAGGCTGTTCACGCTCCTCTGGAGGTGCCCGAGCGCTACATCACCCCCTACGCCTCCATTAAGGACAAACACCGGCGGGTGTACGCAGGCATGGTGTCGGCGATGGACGAGGCTGTGGGAAACATCAGCAGAGCCCTGCAGGACGCTGGAATGTGGAACAACACTGTGCTCATATTCTCCACAG ATAACGGGGGGCAGACGCTGGCCGGGGGCAACAACTGGCCTCTTCGGGGCAGGAAGTGGAGCCTCTGGGAGGGCGGAGTGAGAGGCGTGGGCTTCGTCTGCAGTCCGTTGCTAGAGCGACCCGGAACCGTCAGCCGAGAGCTGATCCAcatttctgattggctgcctacTCTTGTGGGTCTGGCCGGAGGGTCGACCAATGGCACGAAGCCCCTGGATGGGTTTAACGTGTGGGACACCATCAG taaaGGGAAAGCTTCTCCCAGACTGGAACTGCTGCACAATATTGATCCGCTGTATGATGACGTCGCtccat GTACTGGAGAGAACGTGGAGTTTGACGAAACCAAGCATTTGTTTTCATTGGCACGAGCCACCTCGGAGCGCCGCCCAGGGTCCCGCTCTCAATTTAACGTGTCCATGCACGCTGCCATCCGCCACGGCAAATGGAAGCTCCTGACCGGCTACCCAG GTTGTCCCCTGTGGTTCCCTCCTCCAGGcatggtgggtcaggagggCTTCTCTGCCACACCTGAGCCACTCAAGCAAATCATGCTGTTCAACATCGAGCAGGACCCCGAGGAGAGGAGCGAGATCTCGGCGCACCACCCGGAGACCGTCAACTTCCTGCTGAGGCGGCTGGAGTACTACCAGAAGCAGGCACTGCCCATCACCTTCCCTCCGGAGGATCCAGGTTGTGACCCGGAGCGGGCGGGAGTCTGGGGGCCGTGGGCCTGA